One Synechococcus sp. Nb3U1 genomic window, GAACTGTTTGTCATCCGCGAACAACTGGCAGTTGCTGACCGAGAAATTGAACTGTTGCGGGAGGAGTACCGCCTCCTTAGCCAAGAACTAGCCACGGCAGATGAGTGCTTACAAGCCCAGGGACGTTTGCAACAGCAATGGCAGGTAGAACAGGAGCGCCATCGGCAAATGGAGGCTTGGCAAGCGGAACTAGCCGAATTGGAACAGATCCTGGCCAACAAGTCCTACGCAGAAACCGCCCACCAGCACTTACAAACTGTTGAACAAGCCTTACAGCAGTTGGGCTACGATGACCGCGAATACGCCCTGCAACGGGGGGAAGTGGAGCGCTGGCGCTGGGCGCTAGGTCGTTCTCATGACTTGCGCAAAGCACAGGAGCGCCATCCTCACCTGAGTGAGCAGATTCGAGCCCTACAGGCACAACTGGAAACCCTACAACAGACGGGATCCCCTACCTCAGCTGTCGCCGAACGGTTAGCCCAGATCGAGCAAGCCCTCAACCATCTCGGCTACGACGGAGTTTTGCATCAGCGCCTCAAGGCAGAACTGACCCAAGCACAAATGTGGCCCGCCCGCCTACAGGCCTTGGAACTGGCCTGTCAGGAGCTGCCGGAAGCTGAAGCCCGCAGCCAAGCTCTATCCCAACGGCTCCAGGAAAGCCGTCAACATTTTGCCCAAGTCACCCAAGAGCTAGAACAGATTCATCAACAGTTGGCGGAGTATCCCAGTGTTTCTGAAGCTCACCGACAAGGGATCCGCCGCGCGATTCAGGAGCACCGCCAGCAACTCGACCAGGTACTTTCTCAACTGGGGGCCACCCAACAACGGCTGGAGCAGGTGGCACAACGGGAAACGGAGCGCGTGGAGATTGAGCAACAACTGCAACAGGCCCGCCGCCAGCAACAGGTGTACCAAGAGCTGGCCAACGCCTATGGGCGCAATGGCATCCCCGCTTTAATCATCGAAAATGTGCTACCGGAACTGGAAGCCCAAGCCAACCAGATCCTGTCTCGCCTCACCCAGCACCGCCTGCACCTGCAATTCATCACCCAGCGCTCCGGGCGCCGGTCAACCAAGTTGATCGATACCCTCGATATTCTGATTGCGGATCCCCACGGCACCCGCCCCTACGAAACTTACTCCGGTGGAGAAGCCTTTCGCATCAACTTTGCTATTCGTCTGGCCCTCTCTCGCCTGCTCACCCAGCGCTCCGGATCCGATTTGCAAACGCTGTTGATTGATGAGGGGTTTGGATCCCAGGATGCCAGCGGACGGGCCCAACTTTTGGCCGCCATCAATGCCGTGGCCCCCGAATTTGCCTGCATTTTGGTGATCACCCACATCCCCAGCTTGCAGGATGCCTTTTCCCATCGCATCGAGGTACACCCTTCCCCGCAGGGATCCCGTTTACAGATTCGCGGTTAACGGGCTCGGCACCTGGTTGATGCGCTTAAAATCAGAGTCATCCTAGCGATCTTCGTTCTTTCGTTTTTTCGTAGACGACACCATGTTGCGAGGGTTAGAGCAAACCTTGAGGAGCTTTGGCAGCCATCCGCTTTGGGCTGAACTGAAGCAAATGCAAACTTTGCGACAACTCTGGCCTGAAGTGGTAGGAGAGGTTGTTGCGGCTCAAACCTACCCCCTCAGCGTGCGACGGCAGGTACTCCAGGTAGCCACCTCAAACCCGGCCTGGGCGCAAAATCTAGCCTTTCAACGGCACTTGATCCTCAAAAAACTGAACAGCCACCTTCATACTCCCCTCATCAGCGATATTCGCTTTAGCCCCGGCGCTTGGCACGAGGGATCCGGCCCAACTCCCCACCTTCATCCCGATGCAGAACTAACCGGCAAGTTTTATGGTGTTTCCCGCCTTGCCAAGCAAGATCGTCAACCCCTCCCTTCAAGATCCAAATCTTCAGAGCAACAGCCGCCACTGGATGCCAAAACCGCCTTTGAGCGCTGGGTGCGAGTGGTGAAACAACAGCAAACGCAGCAGAATATGTTCCCCTGCCCCACCTGTCACTGCCCTACCCCTGCCGCTGAATTGGAGCGTTGGTTTGTCTGCGGGTTTTGTCATCGGCAATCGGTACGCCCACAGCGGTGAGCTTGGGCTCCCTAAAGCATTCCCAATTGATCGGGTTAATCGTTCATGGCGCGATAGGTAGCTACCGAAGAGGGCGATACCCGATTCAAATAGCGGAAGATCCAGTACTTAAACACTGTATCCAGGAAAACTGGGAAAGTTGCAATAAATCCATAGATCAAATCTCGGTTTTCCGGCACCCCTAAGTGAGTGGCTAAATTGCTCAGGAGTACCTCCCAGCCATGAGGGGAGTGGTAACCCACAAACACATCCGTAAAGAGAATGATAATAAAAGCCTTGGCACTGTCACTCAGGCCATAGATAAGGCGATCCAAAAAGGATTTGAGCACTTCGATTTCTTCTCGCCCAATGAAAATGAGCCAGCCAAACACCATCAGCGACAACAGATCAGCCAGGATGTTTTTCAGACCCTCTGAGTTCTTACGGCTGTATTTCTGTAACAGTTCTTCTGCTTTGGCAGAAAGCTGATCTTCAGCTTCTAAGTCCAGTTCTGGAGATTGATGGTGCAGGACTCGCTCAAATTCAATTCTCTCCTTAAAAAACTCGAATTCTGACAGAGCTTTTTCCTGAAATTCAGTGCTGAGGGTGATAGCAGTGGGATCCTGGTATTGGAGGTGATCGACCAATGGCCCAAATAGAAAGTTTTTCGACAGAATTTGTGTCAGCAAAGGCAAGATCGCCAGTAACAACAAAAACCGTACCGACACCAACGTGCGGGTGCGGGCGTTGCGGTAATCACGAACCAGTTCTTCTTCGGCTTGAGAACTCAGCTCACGGCGGATCTGGCTAGCGGTGCGCAGAATGGAGCGGGGCAGGATCCCCATTTTGGAAGCAACAGGGGCGTTGCCATTACTTGGACTTGCTTTGACTAATTCGTCAGAGGAACTGGGTTGGGTCGGGTCAGGTTGTTTTGGCTGCTCGGAAGGCTGAGGCGGGGCAGAGATGGATTTGGGTTTGCCGGGGGAACGTTTGTAGCGGGAGGTCACCTGGTCGATAAACTGCAATTTTTCCAGAATAGAAGGATCCTGGCTTTGGCGACCGTTTTCAGGACTTTTGCCGTTGCTCTCGGGGGCGCTTGTGTTGGGGGGATGGAGTTCTTTGTCCTGATCTTGGGCATCTTGGACAGAAGAGGTGGTGGTGCCGCTTCCATTTCGATTGGGATCCGGCAGGCGCGAAAAGGTGCTACTGGCTCGAAATTCCGCTAGGCGCAGCTCAATCTGGCTGAGTTGTTGTCGCAGTTGAATTTGAAAGTAGCGACTGACATTTTGGCCATATTCCCCATCACCACCGATGGATCCCCCGTGGAAGTGTTGATCTTCGATGGCTTTGATGCGAAGGGCGGCCTCGTAGGCTTGCTCAAGAGAGCGCAGGGGCGTATTTGAGATCCATTGGCCTAGTCTGCTAAAGACGGACTCTCCCATTGCCTATTCCTGTGGCGCTTCCCCTACGGGCCGATCCACCCACCTTTCTTGACTATTGTAACGACTTCTTTGGGCCTGAGCAGGGATCCCCATCCAGAAGGGCCTCAGTCCAAGCAGATCCTGCCCTGTCAGGTTGAGAAAGGTTCTCTCTGGGTCTAGTTGGGTAAGAGCCAGTTCAAATAGGCAGCAATCTGGCGAGGCAGTTGGGCGGCGTTGAAGGGCTTAGAGATCAACCCAGCTACGTTCAAGTCGGAATAGTTGGCTTGGTCGGAGCCTCTTACTTTGGCGGTGAGCAAAATTACTGGAATTTGTTCAGTTTGCGGATCCTCCTGTAGCTTTCGCAGCGTTTCTAAGCCATTCATACCCGGCATCATCACATCCAGCAAAATGACATCGGGCTGCTCAGTGAGGGCGATGCGGATCCCGGCTGGGCCGTCGTAGGCCACCAAAACCTGCCAATTTACGAAGGCCGTGATCGTAATTTGAACCATGCGGACAATATCCGGTTCATCGTCGATCAAGAGGACTCGTTTTGAGCACATAGGTAGACTGTCTAGAGTGCATTAGGCTACACCACTTCAGCCCAAGAATCAGGCTTCAGTACAGAGTAACTCTTAAAGACGCTTGAAAGGACACTCTTTCCCAAAGACTAGCTTTGTCTTGGCTCTATCTGCTCATTATCCAAAAGGGTAAAGATTTGCTGTCTAAATTCAGAAGGGCTAATGCGGCTTTTGGTATAGATATACCGGGTTGTGGGTTGAAGCTGTTGCAGTTCTTGCTCAGAAAGGTCTCGAGCTGTGTACACCACCAAGATGGGTAGTGTCGGGCTTTTCAAGCCATTCAGCCAGGCCACCAGTTGAAAACCATCTCTGTGGGGTAAACCCAGATCAAGAATGACCAAGTCTGGTAACTGCTGCTGACAGGAGGCAATAGCAGAGACAATAGACTGAGTCGTCTCAATCTGGAGGTTATTCCGCTGGAGCAGTAAGGCCAAAACCCGGAGTAAGTCAGGATCGTCTTCAATAATCAGGAGAGTTTGAGTATGCAAGAGAAAACCACCCTAAGAGCGAGTATCCGTATGCATGTATTATAAATTACTCAGTCTGCCTCTAAGGAGAGGGAAATTACAGAGAAATTATGATTCATTATCTGGGATCACGTAAGGGTAAAGCAATGTAAAAAATATTGCCCTCTCCTAAGCGGCTTTCCGCCCAAATCCGACCTTGATGTTGCTGGACGATTTGCCGACAGATGGCCAAGCCCAACCCAGTTCCGCCTTTCTTGCGGGAGTCCGAGGCATCCACCTGTTGAAAGCGCTCAAAAATCAGCTCCAGTTTATCAGCAGGGATCCCTGGGCCTTGATTTCGAACAGCGATCAGGAGGGTGTCTTGTTGAGGTTGAGCGGAAATGTGGATGCTGCTGTGGGGGGGCGAAAACTTGATCGCGTTGCTGAGCAAATTGGTGAGCACCTGCACGATTAAGTCGGGATCCGCCCAAAAGGTACAGTCTGTAAGAGTCTGTTGAATTTGAATCTGCGCCTGCTCGGCCAAAGGTTGCATTGTGGCACAGGCTTGGGCCACAAGCTCAGCACACCGGCACGGTTGCCTGTCGAGAGGCAGGTCGGGGTTATTTAAGCGTTCTAAATCGAGGATGTCGTTGACCAGTCGGATCAGGCGGGTGATGTTTTGTTCGGCGATGTGTAAAAGCTCTTGCCCCATCGGTTGCAGGGATCCAAAAATACCCGTATTCAACGTGGTCAGGGATCCGTGAATGGCGGTGAGGGGAGTGCGCAATTCATGGCTGACGACGGAGATAAACTCATCTTTGAGTCGATCCAACTCTTTCTGATAGCTAATATCCCGAATAATCCAGGAGGTGCCACAGGGATCCCCTCTGACACTCTTCAAAATAGAGATGGTCACGAAGACATCTATTAAGCGGCCTTCCTTAGATCGGTGTTGGCTGATAAAAGAGTCTTCTGGAGGGAAGCCATGTTCTAGTATTAGGATATCTCGAATGTTGATCCCTATGACCTCCTCAGCAAGGTATCCATAAGTACGTTCTGCCCCCTCATTCCATGTCAGGATTACGCCTTTCAAATCGGTGCTAACAATAGCATCAATAGAAGAATGGACAATAGACGCCAGAAGTTCCAGTTGTAACTCTGTATGTTTACGATCGGTAATATCAATGCAAGCCCCAAGAAGTCTCCTGACTTGTCCAGAGTCATCGCTGTCAAGTTTTCCTCGGAAAAGGAGCCAGCGCAATTCACCATCAGGCCGAATATAGGGGTATTCTGAATCAGGGTAGTGTCCTGTTGATAAAGCCTTTTCAATGTTGTCTTGGCACTCCTTCTGAGCCGAAGGAAGAATGCGATTAAAAATTAGCTCTCTAATGGGATAAGGTGCCACCACCTGACCTTGAGGATCCAAAACATGACCATGTTCATCGCTGACAAAACCTAAAATGTGATATTGCTCCGGTGACCACCACATTTTACTGGTAATCAAATCTGCTTCCCAGACCCCCATATTTCCCCCTTTGAGGGCTATTTCCAGTTGGGAACGAGCTTGAACAAGGTTCGCTTCAGCTCGTCGTTGCTCGGTAATATCAACATGCACTCCCAAGGATCCGATGATTTGGTCTTCTTGACGGATGGGAGCACCTATAAACAGAAGATGTTTCTCCTCTTCATCGCAACATACTTTCTTTTCTCTTTTAATGAATTCTCCAGTTTTAATCTTGGCCACAGTGTCCTGCCAGTCTAAGATGTCTTCCTCAGAAAGATTCATATCTTCAATCCGTTGACCAAGACAATTTCCATATTGTTCTTGATCAGACTTACTTTGATAAATTAAAATATCTTTGCTATCTCGAGCCCAAAACTGAAAAGGCAGATTATCAATGAGTGCTTTGAGGCGGGCTTCACTGATTCGCAATGCCTGTAATCTAGCCTGCTGCTCGGCTTCTTGTTGTTTTTCTTGAGTGATATCTTTATTGATGCCAAAAACTTGAATTCTTTTGCCTTGGTAATTTTTTATAGTTTGAATAAAGGAGCGAATCCACCGTATTTCACCATTAGGCCTAATGATACGAAATTCCCGTTGGAAAGGACGGGATTCCTCCTCTTGAAGCCAATCAAATTTTTCAAATAAATGAAGATCTTCTGGATGAACTCGATTCAGAAAAGTCTGGCGGGTGGGCTGAGGAACCTGTTCCGGGTTGAGTCCTAGTTGGCGATAAACTTCTGCAGACCACTGTTGTCGTTCCGGATCGGTGCATAGATCCCGTTGCCAAGTGCCCATCTCCCCTGCGGCTAGGACAAGATTCAATTTTGCCTCCCGTTCTCGAAAGCTATTTTGCACCCTCAAGCTCATGGCCATGATGGCCTCTGCCAGGGGAGCCAATTCTGAGAAATGAGTGGGAAGAGGATCAGATGAAAAATGGCCTTGCTCGATTTGCTGAATTCTTTGGGTCAGCAACTTCAAGGCCCGGTCTATACAGCGATAAATCAGCAGCCCTCCGCCTACTCCAATGGCCAAAATCAGGCCCAGAACGCTGAACATGGGGGTGAGCGGCTGCGATAGGGTATCTTCTGTTCCTGACCACAGGACAAAGCTGTATCCACCCAGTCCAATCTGCAACGCTAGGGGAATCACTAACACCCAGCGTAAGGGGATTTTCAGATAAGGTTTGAGATGTTCCTGCACGACCAGTGTTGGCTAAGGGATCCTGTTCATTTTGCCGCAGTTTTCCACCAAGGTTCAGATGAAATTGAGATCTTGCCCGCAATTCTCAGGGATCGGAATCGGCAAGAATTAGGGTTGAAACCTGAGCAGAATCTGTGAACAAGGGGGTTTTCCCCAACCCAATGATGTGCAATCGTTGTGGTGGATCCATGTTGGCGAGGGTGGCAATGTGGCTGACAAAGCGATAGGCGGGATCCCGTTGTAGGGCAGACGGCAGCGGCGTGACTTCTGCAAGGGGTAAATCGATCAGAGCGGGCATGATCTGAAGGGGCAGGGCACAGGGCTCTCCTTGCGCCGTTTGAATCAAAATCAGGAATGGATCCTGCAGAGGGTGAGCAGTCTGACGGTTGCTGAGCAAATGGGCCAGATCCACCACCAAAAGGGTTTGGCTGGACAGGCCGGTGCGCAATTCCAACAGACCCACCCCCTCGGAGTTGATCTGGATCCCGTCTGGGCAGTGGGAAACCTTCAAGATCATGCTAAGGGGCAACCCCAGCAGCCGCTCTTGCACATAGAAAATCATCAGCCGTAGCGTTTGAGCCGCTTCAGTTTCACGGCTGAGTAAAGACCGTTTTGGCCTGCCAGAGGTTGGAAAGGCAGGGGTTTGGGGGTGGGTGAAAGGCATCGTGTTCATTCTGGTCATGTTCATCCTGGTGAGTGGAGGGGGAGCGCATTGGAATGAGGGGACGTTAGCACTTGGGAGAGCACCTGCAACAGTTCTGCTTCCTGAACGGGTTTGGTCAAATAGGCATTGGCCCCGAGAGAGAGGGCGTAGTCGCGGTGTTTCTGGGCGGCGCGAGAGGTGATCATCACTACCGGGATCCGTTGCAGTTCCGGGTTTTGGCGACGGGCTTGTAAAAAGTCAAACCCGTTCATGCGAGGCATTTCGATATCGCAGAGGATCAGGTCAATCCTGGATTGCTGCTGACATTGATTCAAGGCTTCATAACCATCTCCCGCTTGCACCACCTGGTATTGGGCTTTTTGCAGAGTGAGGGCGAGGCTGAGCCGCTGGGTCATGGAGTCGTCAACGGCCAATACAATGCGCGGGGATCCCTGCTTGCCAAAGCCCTGAGTTGATGTTGAGGCTGGGGGCAGTTGTGGGGAGTCCGGCTGCGACAATAGAGGCGGGGGAGCTGCTTGAGGGGGTGCGGTGGATGGAGTAGAAGATTCCAGCCAAAGGTGCGGATCCATCACCAGACAGAGTTGCCCTTCTGATAGCAGGCTGTAGCCCAGTACATAGGGGGGTGGGGTGGGGTGGGGGCTGAGAGGCTTCACCACCAGATCTTGTTCCGCCACAATGTCATCCACCTCTAGGGCCACAATCGGCACTCGTTCGGCAAAGGATCCCGTCCCGCTAATGCGAACAGCAGCAGTGGATCTCAGCAGGATCAAGGGAGCTTTTCTGGTGGTCAGAGATCTCGTTGTG contains:
- a CDS encoding PAS domain-containing sensor histidine kinase, with the protein product MGTWQRDLCTDPERQQWSAEVYRQLGLNPEQVPQPTRQTFLNRVHPEDLHLFEKFDWLQEEESRPFQREFRIIRPNGEIRWIRSFIQTIKNYQGKRIQVFGINKDITQEKQQEAEQQARLQALRISEARLKALIDNLPFQFWARDSKDILIYQSKSDQEQYGNCLGQRIEDMNLSEEDILDWQDTVAKIKTGEFIKREKKVCCDEEEKHLLFIGAPIRQEDQIIGSLGVHVDITEQRRAEANLVQARSQLEIALKGGNMGVWEADLITSKMWWSPEQYHILGFVSDEHGHVLDPQGQVVAPYPIRELIFNRILPSAQKECQDNIEKALSTGHYPDSEYPYIRPDGELRWLLFRGKLDSDDSGQVRRLLGACIDITDRKHTELQLELLASIVHSSIDAIVSTDLKGVILTWNEGAERTYGYLAEEVIGINIRDILILEHGFPPEDSFISQHRSKEGRLIDVFVTISILKSVRGDPCGTSWIIRDISYQKELDRLKDEFISVVSHELRTPLTAIHGSLTTLNTGIFGSLQPMGQELLHIAEQNITRLIRLVNDILDLERLNNPDLPLDRQPCRCAELVAQACATMQPLAEQAQIQIQQTLTDCTFWADPDLIVQVLTNLLSNAIKFSPPHSSIHISAQPQQDTLLIAVRNQGPGIPADKLELIFERFQQVDASDSRKKGGTGLGLAICRQIVQQHQGRIWAESRLGEGNIFYIALPLRDPR
- the pxcA gene encoding proton extrusion protein PcxA, with product MGESVFSRLGQWISNTPLRSLEQAYEAALRIKAIEDQHFHGGSIGGDGEYGQNVSRYFQIQLRQQLSQIELRLAEFRASSTFSRLPDPNRNGSGTTTSSVQDAQDQDKELHPPNTSAPESNGKSPENGRQSQDPSILEKLQFIDQVTSRYKRSPGKPKSISAPPQPSEQPKQPDPTQPSSSDELVKASPSNGNAPVASKMGILPRSILRTASQIRRELSSQAEEELVRDYRNARTRTLVSVRFLLLLAILPLLTQILSKNFLFGPLVDHLQYQDPTAITLSTEFQEKALSEFEFFKERIEFERVLHHQSPELDLEAEDQLSAKAEELLQKYSRKNSEGLKNILADLLSLMVFGWLIFIGREEIEVLKSFLDRLIYGLSDSAKAFIIILFTDVFVGYHSPHGWEVLLSNLATHLGVPENRDLIYGFIATFPVFLDTVFKYWIFRYLNRVSPSSVATYRAMND
- a CDS encoding DUF721 domain-containing protein — encoded protein: MLRGLEQTLRSFGSHPLWAELKQMQTLRQLWPEVVGEVVAAQTYPLSVRRQVLQVATSNPAWAQNLAFQRHLILKKLNSHLHTPLISDIRFSPGAWHEGSGPTPHLHPDAELTGKFYGVSRLAKQDRQPLPSRSKSSEQQPPLDAKTAFERWVRVVKQQQTQQNMFPCPTCHCPTPAAELERWFVCGFCHRQSVRPQR
- a CDS encoding response regulator transcription factor: MHTQTLLIIEDDPDLLRVLALLLQRNNLQIETTQSIVSAIASCQQQLPDLVILDLGLPHRDGFQLVAWLNGLKSPTLPILVVYTARDLSEQELQQLQPTTRYIYTKSRISPSEFRQQIFTLLDNEQIEPRQS
- a CDS encoding response regulator; translation: MCSKRVLLIDDEPDIVRMVQITITAFVNWQVLVAYDGPAGIRIALTEQPDVILLDVMMPGMNGLETLRKLQEDPQTEQIPVILLTAKVRGSDQANYSDLNVAGLISKPFNAAQLPRQIAAYLNWLLPN